The Bos indicus x Bos taurus breed Angus x Brahman F1 hybrid chromosome 11, Bos_hybrid_MaternalHap_v2.0, whole genome shotgun sequence genome includes a region encoding these proteins:
- the LOC113900751 gene encoding antimicrobial peptide NK-lysin-like isoform X1, with translation MTSWAVLIIASVLLVAPGLAFSGLTPESHDQATTHQCDGDELCQGLDPEDPQGDLLLQGEELGLLCGSCQRIIQHLMDKLGDQPDENTVIEAASKVCGKMGPLKGLCKSITKRFLRRIAADITAGKTSRVVCEDIKMCKSKPVGFI, from the exons ATGACCTCCTGGGCTGTCCTGATCATCGCCTCGGTGCTCCTGGTTGCCCCAG GGCTGGCCTTTTCTGGTCTGACTCCTGAGAGCCACGACCAGGCGACGACCCATCAGTGTGATGGAGATGAGTTGTGCCAGGGCCTGGACCCAGAGGATCCCCAG GGTGACCTGCTGCTCCAAGGAGAAGAGCTGGGCCTACTCTGTGGTTCTTGTCAGAGGATAATACAACATCTGATGGACAAGTTGGGAGATCAGCCCGATGAG AATACCGTCATCGAGGCGGCCTCCAAGGTGTGCGGCAAGATGGGGCCGCTGAAAGGTCTGTGCAAGTCAATCACGAAGAGATTTCTCCGTCGCATCGCTGCAGACATCACAGCTGGAAAAACCTCTCGGGTTGTCTGTGAGGACATCAAGATGTGCAAAAGCAAGCCAG TAGGTTTCATTTGA
- the LOC113900751 gene encoding antimicrobial peptide NK-lysin-like isoform X2, with protein MTSWAVLIIASVLLVAPGLAFSGLTPESHDQATTHQCDGDELCQGLDPEDPQGDLLLQGEELGLLCGSCQRIIQHLMDKLGDQPDENTVIEAASKVCGKMGPLKGLCKSITKRFLRRIAADITAGKTSRVVCEDIKMCKSKPGFI; from the exons ATGACCTCCTGGGCTGTCCTGATCATCGCCTCGGTGCTCCTGGTTGCCCCAG GGCTGGCCTTTTCTGGTCTGACTCCTGAGAGCCACGACCAGGCGACGACCCATCAGTGTGATGGAGATGAGTTGTGCCAGGGCCTGGACCCAGAGGATCCCCAG GGTGACCTGCTGCTCCAAGGAGAAGAGCTGGGCCTACTCTGTGGTTCTTGTCAGAGGATAATACAACATCTGATGGACAAGTTGGGAGATCAGCCCGATGAG AATACCGTCATCGAGGCGGCCTCCAAGGTGTGCGGCAAGATGGGGCCGCTGAAAGGTCTGTGCAAGTCAATCACGAAGAGATTTCTCCGTCGCATCGCTGCAGACATCACAGCTGGAAAAACCTCTCGGGTTGTCTGTGAGGACATCAAGATGTGCAAAAGCAAGCCAG GTTTCATTTGA